In a single window of the Callithrix jacchus isolate 240 chromosome 1, calJac240_pri, whole genome shotgun sequence genome:
- the CSF2RB gene encoding cytokine receptor common subunit beta isoform X3, producing the protein MTLARGLLCMALLALCWGHSLAGEEETVPMQTLRCYNDYTSHITCRWADTQDAQRLVNVTLIRRVNHRDPPEPVSCDLSDDMPWSACLHPHCVPRICVIPYRSFVSSDTDRFSFEPDRPLGTRLTVALTQHVQPPAPKDLQISTHQDHFLLTWSVALGVPQSQWLSQGDLEFEVVYKRLQDSWEDAASLLSNASQATLGPEHLMPSSTYVARVRTRLASGSRLSGRPSKWSQEFYWNSQPGDEAQPQNLQCFFDGAAVLSCSWEVRWEVVSSVSFGLFYKPSPDAGEKECSPVLREEFSSLHIRHHCGIPVPDPSTHGQYIVSVQPRKAEKYIKSSEHIQMAPPSLTVSKNGDSYSLHWKAMKMQYEHIDHTFEIQYRKNSTTWEDSKTETLPNAHSMTLPALEPSTTYRARVRVKTSRSGYKGIWSQWSEERSWETEWALPVWVLPLIVVLLTLAVLVALRFCGIYGYRLSRKWEERIPNPSKSHLFQNGIAERWPPGSMTAFASRRPPEQGPWDSHFYELEGVFLVGFKDSEVSPLTTEDPKHVCDPPSGPDTTPAASDLPKEQPPSPRPGPPALSHTPENQASSFDFNGPYLGSPQSHSLPDSLCQLEPPQAGGSQKPLPPGSLEYLCLPAGGQVQLVPLAQSTRQGQAVDMERRPSQGAAGSPSLEARGGPAPPAFTTRVGKQDPEDSPVALPTSSKDPEDPGEASGYVSSADLVFPPQSGASPVSLVPSLGLPADQTPSFCPELAGGHPGAPGPVKSGFEGYVELPPTEAQSPRSPLNNLVTPEASSPVLNPGADVSPTSPHSEGLLVLQQVGEYCFLPGLGAGPVSPRSKPTSPGSCPEIRDSDRALQVKKPPDQAMPQVPVIQLFKALKQQDYLSLPPWEVSRPGEVC; encoded by the exons ATGACACTGGCCCGGGGGCTGCTCTGCATGGCCCTGCTGGCCCTGTGCTGGGGGCACAGCCTGGCAGGGGAAGAAG AAACTGTCCCGATGCAGACGCTTCGCTGCTACAATGACTACACCAGTCACATCACCTGCAGGTGGGCGGACACGCAGGACGCCCAGCGGCTCGTCAATGTGACCCTCATTCGCCGGGTGAATCA CAGGGACCCTCCGGAGCCAGTGTCCTGCGACCTCAGCGATGACATGCCCTGGTCAGCCTGCCTGCATCCCCACTGTGTGCCCAGGATATGTGTCATTCCCTACCGGAGTTTTGTCAGCTCTGACACTGACCGCTTCTCATTCGAACCAGACAGGCCTCTGGGCACCCGGCTCACCGTCGCTCTGACCCAGCATG TCCAGCCTCCTGCGCCCAAGGACCTGCAGATCAGCACCCACCAGGACCACTTCCTGCTGACCTGGAGTGTGGCCCTGGGGGTTCCCCAGAGCCAGTGGCTGTCCCAGGGGGACCTGGAGTTTGAGGTGGTCTATAAGCGGCTCCAGGACTCTTGGGAG GATGCAGCCAGCCTCCTCTCCAATGCGTCCCAGGCCACCCTGGGGCCGGAGCACCTCATGCCCAGCAGCACCTACGTGGCCCGAGTGCGGACCCGCCTGGCTTCAGGTTCTCGGCTCTCAGGACGTCCCAGCAAGTGGAGCCAAGAGTTTTACTGGAACTCCCAGCCAG GGGACGAGGCCCAGCCCCAGAACCTGCAGTGCTTCTTCGACGGGGCTGCCGTGCTCAGCTGCtcctgggaggtgaggtgggaggtggTCAGCTCCGTCTCATTTGGCCTCTTCTACAAGCCCAGCCCAGATGCAGG GGAGAAAGAGTGCTCCCCAGTGCTGAGGGAGGAGTTCAGCAGCCTCCACATCAGACACCACTGTGGGATTCCTGTGCCCGACCCCAGCACCCACGGCCAGTACATCGTCTCCGTTCAGCCAAGGAAGGCAGAGAAATACATAAAGAGCTCAGAGCACA TCCAGATGGCCCCTCCATCCCTCACCGTGAGCAAGAATGGAGACAGCTACAGCCTGCACTGGAAAGCAATGAAAATGCAATACGAGCACATAGACCACACATTCGAGATCCAGTACAGGAAAAACTCGACCACGTGGGAG GACAGCAAGACCGAGACCCTCCCGAACGCCCACAGCATGACCCTGCCAGCCCTGGAGCCCTCCACCACGTACCGGGCCAGGGTGAGGGTCAAGACCTCCCGCAGCGGCTACAAGGGGATCTGGAGCCAGTGGAGTGAGGAGCGCTCCTGGGAAACTGAGTGGG CGCTGCCTGTATGGGTGCTGCCGCTCATCGTGGTGCTCCTCACCCTCGCTGTGCTCGTGGCCCTCCGCTTCTGTGGCATCTATGGGTACAG GCTGAGCAGAAAGTGGGAGGAGAGGATCCCCAACCCCAGCAAGAGCCACCTGTTCCAG AACGGGATTGCAGAGCGGTGGCCTCCAGGCAGCATGACGGCCTTCGCCAGCAGGAGACCCCCAGAGCAGGGGCCGTGGGACAGCCACTTCTATGAGCTGGAGGG GGTGTTCCTTGTAGGATTCAAGGACAGTGAGGTATCACCTCTCACCACAGAGGACCCCAAGCATGTCTGTGATCCACCATCTGGGCCTGACACGACTCCAGCTGCCTCAGACCTGCCCAAAGAGCAGCCCCCCAGCCCCCGGCCAGGCCCACCTGCCCTCTCCCACACGCCCGAGAACCAGGCTTCCAGCTTCGACTTCAACGGCCCCTACCTGGGGTCGCCCCAAAGTCATTCCCTGCCTGACAGCCTATGCCAGCTGGAGCCCCCACAGGCAGGTGGGAGCCAGAAGCCCCTGCCTCCAGGATCCCTGGAATATCTGTGTCTCCCTGCTGGGGGGCAGGTACAGCTGGTCCCGCTGGCCCAGTCGACGAGGCAGGGCCAGGCCGTGGACATGGAGAGGAGGCCGAGCCAGGGGGCTGCGGGGAGCCCCTCCCTGGAGGCCAGGGGAGGCCCTGCCCCTCCTGCTTTTACCACAAGGGTGGGAAAACAGGACCCAGAGGACAGCCCTGTGGCTCTGCCCACGAGCTCTAAGGACCCTGAGGACCCTGGAGAGGCCTCTGGTTACGTCTCCTCTGCAGATCTGGTATTCCCCCCACAGTCAGGGGCCtcacctgtctccctggttccctctctgggcctccctgCAGACCAGACCCCCAGCTTCTGTCCTGAGCTGGCCGGTGGACACCCTGGAGCCCCAGGCCCTGTGAAGTCAGGGTTTGAGGGCTATGTGGAGCTCCCTCCAACTGAGGCCCAGTCCCCCAGGTCCCCACTGAACAATCTTGTCACCCCTGAGGCCAGCAGCCCTGTCCTGAACCCAGGGGCAGATGTATCCCCAACATCCCCACACTCCGAGGGCCTCCTTGTCCTGCAGCAGGTGGGCGAGTATTGCTTCCTCCCTGGCCTGGGGGCTGGCCCTGTCTCACCCCGGAGTAAGCCCACTTCCCCGGGATCCTGTCCCGAGATCAGGGACTCGGACCGGGCTTTGCAAGTCAAGAAGCCCCCGGACCAGGCCATGCCCCAGGTGCCTGTCATTCAGCTCTTCAAAGCCCTGAAGCAGCAGGACTACCTGTCGCTGCCCCCTTGGGAGGTCAGCAGGCCTGGGGAGGTGTGCTGA
- the CSF2RB gene encoding cytokine receptor common subunit beta isoform X4, producing MTLARGLLCMALLALCWGHSLAGEEETVPMQTLRCYNDYTSHITCRWADTQDAQRLVNVTLIRRVNQDPPEPVSCDLSDDMPWSACLHPHCVPRICVIPYRSFVSSDTDRFSFEPDRPLGTRLTVALTQHVQPPAPKDLQISTHQDHFLLTWSVALGVPQSQWLSQGDLEFEVVYKRLQDSWEDAASLLSNASQATLGPEHLMPSSTYVARVRTRLASGSRLSGRPSKWSQEFYWNSQPGDEAQPQNLQCFFDGAAVLSCSWEVRWEVVSSVSFGLFYKPSPDAGEKECSPVLREEFSSLHIRHHCGIPVPDPSTHGQYIVSVQPRKAEKYIKSSEHIQMAPPSLTVSKNGDSYSLHWKAMKMQYEHIDHTFEIQYRKNSTTWEDSKTETLPNAHSMTLPALEPSTTYRARVRVKTSRSGYKGIWSQWSEERSWETEWALPVWVLPLIVVLLTLAVLVALRFCGIYGYRLSRKWEERIPNPSKSHLFQNGIAERWPPGSMTAFASRRPPEQGPWDSHFYELEGVFLVGFKDSEVSPLTTEDPKHVCDPPSGPDTTPAASDLPKEQPPSPRPGPPALSHTPENQASSFDFNGPYLGSPQSHSLPDSLCQLEPPQAGGSQKPLPPGSLEYLCLPAGGQVQLVPLAQSTRQGQAVDMERRPSQGAAGSPSLEARGGPAPPAFTTRVGKQDPEDSPVALPTSSKDPEDPGEASGYVSSADLVFPPQSGASPVSLVPSLGLPADQTPSFCPELAGGHPGAPGPVKSGFEGYVELPPTEAQSPRSPLNNLVTPEASSPVLNPGADVSPTSPHSEGLLVLQQVGEYCFLPGLGAGPVSPRSKPTSPGSCPEIRDSDRALQVKKPPDQAMPQVPVIQLFKALKQQDYLSLPPWEVSRPGEVC from the exons ATGACACTGGCCCGGGGGCTGCTCTGCATGGCCCTGCTGGCCCTGTGCTGGGGGCACAGCCTGGCAGGGGAAGAAG AAACTGTCCCGATGCAGACGCTTCGCTGCTACAATGACTACACCAGTCACATCACCTGCAGGTGGGCGGACACGCAGGACGCCCAGCGGCTCGTCAATGTGACCCTCATTCGCCGGGTGAATCA GGACCCTCCGGAGCCAGTGTCCTGCGACCTCAGCGATGACATGCCCTGGTCAGCCTGCCTGCATCCCCACTGTGTGCCCAGGATATGTGTCATTCCCTACCGGAGTTTTGTCAGCTCTGACACTGACCGCTTCTCATTCGAACCAGACAGGCCTCTGGGCACCCGGCTCACCGTCGCTCTGACCCAGCATG TCCAGCCTCCTGCGCCCAAGGACCTGCAGATCAGCACCCACCAGGACCACTTCCTGCTGACCTGGAGTGTGGCCCTGGGGGTTCCCCAGAGCCAGTGGCTGTCCCAGGGGGACCTGGAGTTTGAGGTGGTCTATAAGCGGCTCCAGGACTCTTGGGAG GATGCAGCCAGCCTCCTCTCCAATGCGTCCCAGGCCACCCTGGGGCCGGAGCACCTCATGCCCAGCAGCACCTACGTGGCCCGAGTGCGGACCCGCCTGGCTTCAGGTTCTCGGCTCTCAGGACGTCCCAGCAAGTGGAGCCAAGAGTTTTACTGGAACTCCCAGCCAG GGGACGAGGCCCAGCCCCAGAACCTGCAGTGCTTCTTCGACGGGGCTGCCGTGCTCAGCTGCtcctgggaggtgaggtgggaggtggTCAGCTCCGTCTCATTTGGCCTCTTCTACAAGCCCAGCCCAGATGCAGG GGAGAAAGAGTGCTCCCCAGTGCTGAGGGAGGAGTTCAGCAGCCTCCACATCAGACACCACTGTGGGATTCCTGTGCCCGACCCCAGCACCCACGGCCAGTACATCGTCTCCGTTCAGCCAAGGAAGGCAGAGAAATACATAAAGAGCTCAGAGCACA TCCAGATGGCCCCTCCATCCCTCACCGTGAGCAAGAATGGAGACAGCTACAGCCTGCACTGGAAAGCAATGAAAATGCAATACGAGCACATAGACCACACATTCGAGATCCAGTACAGGAAAAACTCGACCACGTGGGAG GACAGCAAGACCGAGACCCTCCCGAACGCCCACAGCATGACCCTGCCAGCCCTGGAGCCCTCCACCACGTACCGGGCCAGGGTGAGGGTCAAGACCTCCCGCAGCGGCTACAAGGGGATCTGGAGCCAGTGGAGTGAGGAGCGCTCCTGGGAAACTGAGTGGG CGCTGCCTGTATGGGTGCTGCCGCTCATCGTGGTGCTCCTCACCCTCGCTGTGCTCGTGGCCCTCCGCTTCTGTGGCATCTATGGGTACAG GCTGAGCAGAAAGTGGGAGGAGAGGATCCCCAACCCCAGCAAGAGCCACCTGTTCCAG AACGGGATTGCAGAGCGGTGGCCTCCAGGCAGCATGACGGCCTTCGCCAGCAGGAGACCCCCAGAGCAGGGGCCGTGGGACAGCCACTTCTATGAGCTGGAGGG GGTGTTCCTTGTAGGATTCAAGGACAGTGAGGTATCACCTCTCACCACAGAGGACCCCAAGCATGTCTGTGATCCACCATCTGGGCCTGACACGACTCCAGCTGCCTCAGACCTGCCCAAAGAGCAGCCCCCCAGCCCCCGGCCAGGCCCACCTGCCCTCTCCCACACGCCCGAGAACCAGGCTTCCAGCTTCGACTTCAACGGCCCCTACCTGGGGTCGCCCCAAAGTCATTCCCTGCCTGACAGCCTATGCCAGCTGGAGCCCCCACAGGCAGGTGGGAGCCAGAAGCCCCTGCCTCCAGGATCCCTGGAATATCTGTGTCTCCCTGCTGGGGGGCAGGTACAGCTGGTCCCGCTGGCCCAGTCGACGAGGCAGGGCCAGGCCGTGGACATGGAGAGGAGGCCGAGCCAGGGGGCTGCGGGGAGCCCCTCCCTGGAGGCCAGGGGAGGCCCTGCCCCTCCTGCTTTTACCACAAGGGTGGGAAAACAGGACCCAGAGGACAGCCCTGTGGCTCTGCCCACGAGCTCTAAGGACCCTGAGGACCCTGGAGAGGCCTCTGGTTACGTCTCCTCTGCAGATCTGGTATTCCCCCCACAGTCAGGGGCCtcacctgtctccctggttccctctctgggcctccctgCAGACCAGACCCCCAGCTTCTGTCCTGAGCTGGCCGGTGGACACCCTGGAGCCCCAGGCCCTGTGAAGTCAGGGTTTGAGGGCTATGTGGAGCTCCCTCCAACTGAGGCCCAGTCCCCCAGGTCCCCACTGAACAATCTTGTCACCCCTGAGGCCAGCAGCCCTGTCCTGAACCCAGGGGCAGATGTATCCCCAACATCCCCACACTCCGAGGGCCTCCTTGTCCTGCAGCAGGTGGGCGAGTATTGCTTCCTCCCTGGCCTGGGGGCTGGCCCTGTCTCACCCCGGAGTAAGCCCACTTCCCCGGGATCCTGTCCCGAGATCAGGGACTCGGACCGGGCTTTGCAAGTCAAGAAGCCCCCGGACCAGGCCATGCCCCAGGTGCCTGTCATTCAGCTCTTCAAAGCCCTGAAGCAGCAGGACTACCTGTCGCTGCCCCCTTGGGAGGTCAGCAGGCCTGGGGAGGTGTGCTGA
- the CSF2RB gene encoding cytokine receptor common subunit beta isoform X1: MTLARGLLCMALLALCWGHSLAGEEETVPMQTLRCYNDYTSHITCRWADTQDAQRLVNVTLIRRVNHRDPPEPVSCDLSDDMPWSACLHPHCVPRICVIPYRSFVSSDTDRFSFEPDRPLGTRLTVALTQHVQPPAPKDLQISTHQDHFLLTWSVALGVPQSQWLSQGDLEFEVVYKRLQDSWEDAASLLSNASQATLGPEHLMPSSTYVARVRTRLASGSRLSGRPSKWSQEFYWNSQPGDEAQPQNLQCFFDGAAVLSCSWEVRWEVVSSVSFGLFYKPSPDAGSAMLLREKECSPVLREEFSSLHIRHHCGIPVPDPSTHGQYIVSVQPRKAEKYIKSSEHIQMAPPSLTVSKNGDSYSLHWKAMKMQYEHIDHTFEIQYRKNSTTWEDSKTETLPNAHSMTLPALEPSTTYRARVRVKTSRSGYKGIWSQWSEERSWETEWALPVWVLPLIVVLLTLAVLVALRFCGIYGYRLSRKWEERIPNPSKSHLFQNGIAERWPPGSMTAFASRRPPEQGPWDSHFYELEGVFLVGFKDSEVSPLTTEDPKHVCDPPSGPDTTPAASDLPKEQPPSPRPGPPALSHTPENQASSFDFNGPYLGSPQSHSLPDSLCQLEPPQAGGSQKPLPPGSLEYLCLPAGGQVQLVPLAQSTRQGQAVDMERRPSQGAAGSPSLEARGGPAPPAFTTRVGKQDPEDSPVALPTSSKDPEDPGEASGYVSSADLVFPPQSGASPVSLVPSLGLPADQTPSFCPELAGGHPGAPGPVKSGFEGYVELPPTEAQSPRSPLNNLVTPEASSPVLNPGADVSPTSPHSEGLLVLQQVGEYCFLPGLGAGPVSPRSKPTSPGSCPEIRDSDRALQVKKPPDQAMPQVPVIQLFKALKQQDYLSLPPWEVSRPGEVC, translated from the exons ATGACACTGGCCCGGGGGCTGCTCTGCATGGCCCTGCTGGCCCTGTGCTGGGGGCACAGCCTGGCAGGGGAAGAAG AAACTGTCCCGATGCAGACGCTTCGCTGCTACAATGACTACACCAGTCACATCACCTGCAGGTGGGCGGACACGCAGGACGCCCAGCGGCTCGTCAATGTGACCCTCATTCGCCGGGTGAATCA CAGGGACCCTCCGGAGCCAGTGTCCTGCGACCTCAGCGATGACATGCCCTGGTCAGCCTGCCTGCATCCCCACTGTGTGCCCAGGATATGTGTCATTCCCTACCGGAGTTTTGTCAGCTCTGACACTGACCGCTTCTCATTCGAACCAGACAGGCCTCTGGGCACCCGGCTCACCGTCGCTCTGACCCAGCATG TCCAGCCTCCTGCGCCCAAGGACCTGCAGATCAGCACCCACCAGGACCACTTCCTGCTGACCTGGAGTGTGGCCCTGGGGGTTCCCCAGAGCCAGTGGCTGTCCCAGGGGGACCTGGAGTTTGAGGTGGTCTATAAGCGGCTCCAGGACTCTTGGGAG GATGCAGCCAGCCTCCTCTCCAATGCGTCCCAGGCCACCCTGGGGCCGGAGCACCTCATGCCCAGCAGCACCTACGTGGCCCGAGTGCGGACCCGCCTGGCTTCAGGTTCTCGGCTCTCAGGACGTCCCAGCAAGTGGAGCCAAGAGTTTTACTGGAACTCCCAGCCAG GGGACGAGGCCCAGCCCCAGAACCTGCAGTGCTTCTTCGACGGGGCTGCCGTGCTCAGCTGCtcctgggaggtgaggtgggaggtggTCAGCTCCGTCTCATTTGGCCTCTTCTACAAGCCCAGCCCAGATGCAGG CTCTGCCATGCTCCTCAGGGAGAAAGAGTGCTCCCCAGTGCTGAGGGAGGAGTTCAGCAGCCTCCACATCAGACACCACTGTGGGATTCCTGTGCCCGACCCCAGCACCCACGGCCAGTACATCGTCTCCGTTCAGCCAAGGAAGGCAGAGAAATACATAAAGAGCTCAGAGCACA TCCAGATGGCCCCTCCATCCCTCACCGTGAGCAAGAATGGAGACAGCTACAGCCTGCACTGGAAAGCAATGAAAATGCAATACGAGCACATAGACCACACATTCGAGATCCAGTACAGGAAAAACTCGACCACGTGGGAG GACAGCAAGACCGAGACCCTCCCGAACGCCCACAGCATGACCCTGCCAGCCCTGGAGCCCTCCACCACGTACCGGGCCAGGGTGAGGGTCAAGACCTCCCGCAGCGGCTACAAGGGGATCTGGAGCCAGTGGAGTGAGGAGCGCTCCTGGGAAACTGAGTGGG CGCTGCCTGTATGGGTGCTGCCGCTCATCGTGGTGCTCCTCACCCTCGCTGTGCTCGTGGCCCTCCGCTTCTGTGGCATCTATGGGTACAG GCTGAGCAGAAAGTGGGAGGAGAGGATCCCCAACCCCAGCAAGAGCCACCTGTTCCAG AACGGGATTGCAGAGCGGTGGCCTCCAGGCAGCATGACGGCCTTCGCCAGCAGGAGACCCCCAGAGCAGGGGCCGTGGGACAGCCACTTCTATGAGCTGGAGGG GGTGTTCCTTGTAGGATTCAAGGACAGTGAGGTATCACCTCTCACCACAGAGGACCCCAAGCATGTCTGTGATCCACCATCTGGGCCTGACACGACTCCAGCTGCCTCAGACCTGCCCAAAGAGCAGCCCCCCAGCCCCCGGCCAGGCCCACCTGCCCTCTCCCACACGCCCGAGAACCAGGCTTCCAGCTTCGACTTCAACGGCCCCTACCTGGGGTCGCCCCAAAGTCATTCCCTGCCTGACAGCCTATGCCAGCTGGAGCCCCCACAGGCAGGTGGGAGCCAGAAGCCCCTGCCTCCAGGATCCCTGGAATATCTGTGTCTCCCTGCTGGGGGGCAGGTACAGCTGGTCCCGCTGGCCCAGTCGACGAGGCAGGGCCAGGCCGTGGACATGGAGAGGAGGCCGAGCCAGGGGGCTGCGGGGAGCCCCTCCCTGGAGGCCAGGGGAGGCCCTGCCCCTCCTGCTTTTACCACAAGGGTGGGAAAACAGGACCCAGAGGACAGCCCTGTGGCTCTGCCCACGAGCTCTAAGGACCCTGAGGACCCTGGAGAGGCCTCTGGTTACGTCTCCTCTGCAGATCTGGTATTCCCCCCACAGTCAGGGGCCtcacctgtctccctggttccctctctgggcctccctgCAGACCAGACCCCCAGCTTCTGTCCTGAGCTGGCCGGTGGACACCCTGGAGCCCCAGGCCCTGTGAAGTCAGGGTTTGAGGGCTATGTGGAGCTCCCTCCAACTGAGGCCCAGTCCCCCAGGTCCCCACTGAACAATCTTGTCACCCCTGAGGCCAGCAGCCCTGTCCTGAACCCAGGGGCAGATGTATCCCCAACATCCCCACACTCCGAGGGCCTCCTTGTCCTGCAGCAGGTGGGCGAGTATTGCTTCCTCCCTGGCCTGGGGGCTGGCCCTGTCTCACCCCGGAGTAAGCCCACTTCCCCGGGATCCTGTCCCGAGATCAGGGACTCGGACCGGGCTTTGCAAGTCAAGAAGCCCCCGGACCAGGCCATGCCCCAGGTGCCTGTCATTCAGCTCTTCAAAGCCCTGAAGCAGCAGGACTACCTGTCGCTGCCCCCTTGGGAGGTCAGCAGGCCTGGGGAGGTGTGCTGA
- the CSF2RB gene encoding cytokine receptor common subunit beta isoform X2, which produces MTLARGLLCMALLALCWGHSLAGEEETVPMQTLRCYNDYTSHITCRWADTQDAQRLVNVTLIRRVNQDPPEPVSCDLSDDMPWSACLHPHCVPRICVIPYRSFVSSDTDRFSFEPDRPLGTRLTVALTQHVQPPAPKDLQISTHQDHFLLTWSVALGVPQSQWLSQGDLEFEVVYKRLQDSWEDAASLLSNASQATLGPEHLMPSSTYVARVRTRLASGSRLSGRPSKWSQEFYWNSQPGDEAQPQNLQCFFDGAAVLSCSWEVRWEVVSSVSFGLFYKPSPDAGSAMLLREKECSPVLREEFSSLHIRHHCGIPVPDPSTHGQYIVSVQPRKAEKYIKSSEHIQMAPPSLTVSKNGDSYSLHWKAMKMQYEHIDHTFEIQYRKNSTTWEDSKTETLPNAHSMTLPALEPSTTYRARVRVKTSRSGYKGIWSQWSEERSWETEWALPVWVLPLIVVLLTLAVLVALRFCGIYGYRLSRKWEERIPNPSKSHLFQNGIAERWPPGSMTAFASRRPPEQGPWDSHFYELEGVFLVGFKDSEVSPLTTEDPKHVCDPPSGPDTTPAASDLPKEQPPSPRPGPPALSHTPENQASSFDFNGPYLGSPQSHSLPDSLCQLEPPQAGGSQKPLPPGSLEYLCLPAGGQVQLVPLAQSTRQGQAVDMERRPSQGAAGSPSLEARGGPAPPAFTTRVGKQDPEDSPVALPTSSKDPEDPGEASGYVSSADLVFPPQSGASPVSLVPSLGLPADQTPSFCPELAGGHPGAPGPVKSGFEGYVELPPTEAQSPRSPLNNLVTPEASSPVLNPGADVSPTSPHSEGLLVLQQVGEYCFLPGLGAGPVSPRSKPTSPGSCPEIRDSDRALQVKKPPDQAMPQVPVIQLFKALKQQDYLSLPPWEVSRPGEVC; this is translated from the exons ATGACACTGGCCCGGGGGCTGCTCTGCATGGCCCTGCTGGCCCTGTGCTGGGGGCACAGCCTGGCAGGGGAAGAAG AAACTGTCCCGATGCAGACGCTTCGCTGCTACAATGACTACACCAGTCACATCACCTGCAGGTGGGCGGACACGCAGGACGCCCAGCGGCTCGTCAATGTGACCCTCATTCGCCGGGTGAATCA GGACCCTCCGGAGCCAGTGTCCTGCGACCTCAGCGATGACATGCCCTGGTCAGCCTGCCTGCATCCCCACTGTGTGCCCAGGATATGTGTCATTCCCTACCGGAGTTTTGTCAGCTCTGACACTGACCGCTTCTCATTCGAACCAGACAGGCCTCTGGGCACCCGGCTCACCGTCGCTCTGACCCAGCATG TCCAGCCTCCTGCGCCCAAGGACCTGCAGATCAGCACCCACCAGGACCACTTCCTGCTGACCTGGAGTGTGGCCCTGGGGGTTCCCCAGAGCCAGTGGCTGTCCCAGGGGGACCTGGAGTTTGAGGTGGTCTATAAGCGGCTCCAGGACTCTTGGGAG GATGCAGCCAGCCTCCTCTCCAATGCGTCCCAGGCCACCCTGGGGCCGGAGCACCTCATGCCCAGCAGCACCTACGTGGCCCGAGTGCGGACCCGCCTGGCTTCAGGTTCTCGGCTCTCAGGACGTCCCAGCAAGTGGAGCCAAGAGTTTTACTGGAACTCCCAGCCAG GGGACGAGGCCCAGCCCCAGAACCTGCAGTGCTTCTTCGACGGGGCTGCCGTGCTCAGCTGCtcctgggaggtgaggtgggaggtggTCAGCTCCGTCTCATTTGGCCTCTTCTACAAGCCCAGCCCAGATGCAGG CTCTGCCATGCTCCTCAGGGAGAAAGAGTGCTCCCCAGTGCTGAGGGAGGAGTTCAGCAGCCTCCACATCAGACACCACTGTGGGATTCCTGTGCCCGACCCCAGCACCCACGGCCAGTACATCGTCTCCGTTCAGCCAAGGAAGGCAGAGAAATACATAAAGAGCTCAGAGCACA TCCAGATGGCCCCTCCATCCCTCACCGTGAGCAAGAATGGAGACAGCTACAGCCTGCACTGGAAAGCAATGAAAATGCAATACGAGCACATAGACCACACATTCGAGATCCAGTACAGGAAAAACTCGACCACGTGGGAG GACAGCAAGACCGAGACCCTCCCGAACGCCCACAGCATGACCCTGCCAGCCCTGGAGCCCTCCACCACGTACCGGGCCAGGGTGAGGGTCAAGACCTCCCGCAGCGGCTACAAGGGGATCTGGAGCCAGTGGAGTGAGGAGCGCTCCTGGGAAACTGAGTGGG CGCTGCCTGTATGGGTGCTGCCGCTCATCGTGGTGCTCCTCACCCTCGCTGTGCTCGTGGCCCTCCGCTTCTGTGGCATCTATGGGTACAG GCTGAGCAGAAAGTGGGAGGAGAGGATCCCCAACCCCAGCAAGAGCCACCTGTTCCAG AACGGGATTGCAGAGCGGTGGCCTCCAGGCAGCATGACGGCCTTCGCCAGCAGGAGACCCCCAGAGCAGGGGCCGTGGGACAGCCACTTCTATGAGCTGGAGGG GGTGTTCCTTGTAGGATTCAAGGACAGTGAGGTATCACCTCTCACCACAGAGGACCCCAAGCATGTCTGTGATCCACCATCTGGGCCTGACACGACTCCAGCTGCCTCAGACCTGCCCAAAGAGCAGCCCCCCAGCCCCCGGCCAGGCCCACCTGCCCTCTCCCACACGCCCGAGAACCAGGCTTCCAGCTTCGACTTCAACGGCCCCTACCTGGGGTCGCCCCAAAGTCATTCCCTGCCTGACAGCCTATGCCAGCTGGAGCCCCCACAGGCAGGTGGGAGCCAGAAGCCCCTGCCTCCAGGATCCCTGGAATATCTGTGTCTCCCTGCTGGGGGGCAGGTACAGCTGGTCCCGCTGGCCCAGTCGACGAGGCAGGGCCAGGCCGTGGACATGGAGAGGAGGCCGAGCCAGGGGGCTGCGGGGAGCCCCTCCCTGGAGGCCAGGGGAGGCCCTGCCCCTCCTGCTTTTACCACAAGGGTGGGAAAACAGGACCCAGAGGACAGCCCTGTGGCTCTGCCCACGAGCTCTAAGGACCCTGAGGACCCTGGAGAGGCCTCTGGTTACGTCTCCTCTGCAGATCTGGTATTCCCCCCACAGTCAGGGGCCtcacctgtctccctggttccctctctgggcctccctgCAGACCAGACCCCCAGCTTCTGTCCTGAGCTGGCCGGTGGACACCCTGGAGCCCCAGGCCCTGTGAAGTCAGGGTTTGAGGGCTATGTGGAGCTCCCTCCAACTGAGGCCCAGTCCCCCAGGTCCCCACTGAACAATCTTGTCACCCCTGAGGCCAGCAGCCCTGTCCTGAACCCAGGGGCAGATGTATCCCCAACATCCCCACACTCCGAGGGCCTCCTTGTCCTGCAGCAGGTGGGCGAGTATTGCTTCCTCCCTGGCCTGGGGGCTGGCCCTGTCTCACCCCGGAGTAAGCCCACTTCCCCGGGATCCTGTCCCGAGATCAGGGACTCGGACCGGGCTTTGCAAGTCAAGAAGCCCCCGGACCAGGCCATGCCCCAGGTGCCTGTCATTCAGCTCTTCAAAGCCCTGAAGCAGCAGGACTACCTGTCGCTGCCCCCTTGGGAGGTCAGCAGGCCTGGGGAGGTGTGCTGA